A window of the Hordeum vulgare subsp. vulgare chromosome 5H, MorexV3_pseudomolecules_assembly, whole genome shotgun sequence genome harbors these coding sequences:
- the LOC123395938 gene encoding cation/calcium exchanger 1-like, with protein sequence MASLHRLYKSRRNAASASFLLLALVLCLSLRTRHGGAFFFRSDAGARERGSCEAELRALDGHAARCSYLRSSSHPPCAPTGYIDYLTLFYCTRWSPWLGGAAIALWLLLLFYLLGDTASEYFCASLEGLSAALRLPPAVAGVTLLSLGNGAPDVLSSVVAFASDGGEAGDVGLSGALGGALFVSTVVAGVVAIVAARRGGAVIERRGFVRDVCFLLVALCYLLAVLVAGTVTVWAAACFLSLYAAYVLLVSTSHCCSIAADDTDSTSTSTKLSDDLAAPLLLPVAVSSNSKQPPNTFARGLLLAAFHAPLYVPRRLTIPDIAGHRWSRPCAIASALFSPLLLAAVTSPTRPTTVLLAGALTGTLLAIAAAATTDAAAPPHGRYARLPWLTGGFLMSILWSYLLARELVALLVSTGVIIGVPASVLGVTVLAWGNSLGDMVADVAMATQGGAAGAQTAVAGCYAGPAFNTVVGLGLSMALAAGARYPEPYKIPVDASTYVTVAFLVAGLAWALVALPARGMRLDATLGAGLVAVYLCFIAVRVADAVGVLSLDSLLPRR encoded by the coding sequence ATGGCTTCCTTGCATCGGCTGTACAAGAGCAGGCGCAATGCCGCGAGCGCCTCCTTCCTGCTGCTCGCGCTCGTGCTCTGCCTCTCCCTACGCACGCGGCACGGCGGGGCCTTCTTCTTCCGCTCGGACGCCGGCGCGCGGGAGCGGGGGAGCTGCGAGGCGGAGCTGCGTGCACTGGACGGCCACGCCGCGCGCTGCAGCTACCTCCGCTCGTCGTCCCACCCGCCGTGCGCGCCGACGGGGTATATCGACTACCTCACGCTATTCTACTGCACGCGCTGGTCGCCGTGGCTGGGCGGCGCGGCGATCGCGCTCTGgctgctcctcctcttctaccTCCTCGGCGACACCGCGTCGGAGTACTTCTGCGCCTCATTGGAGGGCCTCTCGGCCGCGCTCCGCCTGCCGCCCGCCGTGGCCGGGGTCACGCTGCTCTCGCTCGGCAACGGCGCGCCCGACGTGCTCTCCAGCGTCGTCGCGTTCGCGTCCGACGGCGGGGAGGCCGGGGACGTGGGGCTCAGCGGCGCGCTCGGTGGCGCCCTGTTCGTGTCCACCGTTGTCGCCGGCGTGGTCGCCATCGTCGCGGCTCGCCGGGGAGGCGCCGTCATTGAGCGGCGCGGGTTCGTGCGCGACGTGTGCTTTCTTCTCGTCGCGCTATGCTACCTCCTCGCCGTGCTGGTCGCCGGCACGGTCACCGTCTGGGCCGCCGCCTGCTTCCTCTCCCTCTACGCCGCATACGTCCTCCTCGTCTCGACATCGCACTGCTGTTCCATTGCCGCCGACGATACCGACAGCACGAGCACAAGTACAAAGCTTTCCGATGACCTCGCCGCCCCGCTCCTCCTCCCCGTCGCCGTCTCCTCGAACTCGAAGCAGCCACCGAACACCTTCGCCCGCGGCCTCCTTTTGGCAGCGTTCCACGCGCCGCTCTACGTCCCGCGCCGCCTCACCATCCCAGACATCGCCGGGCACCGCTGGTCCAGGCCGTGTGCCATCGCATCGGCGCTCTTCTCCCCTCTCCTTCTTGCCGCCGTCACCTCCCCGACTAGACCAACAACGGTGCTCCTCGCCGGCGCCCTCACCGGCACGCTGCTCGCGATCGCCGCGGCCGCGACCACGGACGCAGCGGCACCCCCACACGGCCGGTACGCCCGCCTCCCGTGGCTCACCGGCGGGTTCCTCATGTCCATCCTCTGGTCCTACCTCCTGGCCCGGGAGCTCGTGGCCCTCCTCGTGTCTACCGGCGTCATCATCGGCGTCCCAGCGAGCGTGCTCGGCGTCACGGTGCTCGCGTGGGGTAACTCCCTCGGCGACATGGTCGCGGACGTCGCAATGGCGACGCAAGGCGGCGCGGCAGGCGCCCAGACGGCCGTGGCGGGGTGCTACGCCGGGCCGGCGTTCAACACGGTGGTGGGGCTGGGGCTCTCGATGGCACTGGCGGCGGGGGCGCGCTACCCGGAGCCGTACAAGATCCCCGTGGACGCGTCGACGTACGTGACGGTGGCGTTCCTGGTGGCCGGGCTGGCGTGGGCGCTGGTGGCGCTGCCGGCGAGGGGGATGAGGCTGGACGCCACGCTCGGTGCCGGGCTGGTCGCCGTGTACCTCTGCTTCATCGCCGTCCGGGTCGCCGATGCCGTCGGTGTCCTCAGCCTAGATTCTCTCCTGCCAAGGCGGTGA